In Alphaproteobacteria bacterium, the sequence CTCCTTCCGGTTCAGCTCGCGGTGAAGGCGAGATAGTCCCTGGCGACTTCCTCGACGGCAGTCTCGTAGAAGCGCTTGCCGTGCGCGGCCGTCGACAGATTGGGGTTCGAGCCGATGCGCCCGTCGGGGAAGGCGCGGCGATAGTCCTCGGCGTCGGCGAAGCTGCCGTTGGGCGCCACCTCGGGCGACATCGGCATCTTCTTCTCGGTCTGCGGATGCATGTAGAAGGTCATCGACACTTCGCTCGGCGTGGCGTGGCTGCCCTCGGCATTGCCGTAGAGCTCCTTCGACAGCGCGCGGATGCCCGGCCCTTCCCACCAGTTGCGCAACTTGCACTTCACCGAGGGTGCGTTGCTGCCGCGCACAAGCGAGCGCTCGGCATAGATCTCGGAGAACGCCGCCGTCACCGTGGCGATGTTGCCGCCATGGCCGTTGACGAAGAAGAAGCGGGTGAAGCCGTGGCGCACCAGCGACTGGATGTTGTCGCGCACCACCGCGATCAGGGTCGAGGGCCGCAAGGTCATCGAGCCGGGGAAGTCGAGATGGTG encodes:
- a CDS encoding creatininase family protein; this encodes MRLQLVTWHDVEAYLRKSTGIIIPIGSTEQHGPNGLVGTDALTAEFVAQGVGEKLGALVAPTISVGMAQHHLDFPGSMTLRPSTLIAVVRDNIQSLVRHGFTRFFFVNGHGGNIATVTAAFSEIYAERSLVRGSNAPSVKCKLRNWWEGPGIRALSKELYGNAEGSHATPSEVSMTFYMHPQTEKKMPMSPEVAPNGSFADAEDYRRAFPDGRIGSNPNLSTAAHGKRFYETAVEEVARDYLAFTAS